The genomic stretch AGGGAAGGTGCAATTGATTATTCGCTCCTTTTAGACGGGTTGATGGCGGAAAGGGAACAGGGCATTACCATTGATGTAGCCTATCGTTACTTTACCACCGACAATCGTAGCTTCATCGTTGCAGATACCCCCGGTCATGAGGAATATACCCGAAATATGGCTGTTGGTGCTTCTTTTGCTGATTTATCGATTATTTTAGTGGATGCGAAGCAGGGTGTCCTTGTACAGACCAGAAGACATGCCAGAATCTGTTCCTTAATGGGGATCAGGCATTTCGTATTTGCTGTAAACAAGATGGATTTAATTGGTTACAGCAAAGAACGTTTTGAGGCAATTGCAGCTGAAATAAAGCAATTATCCTCTGAACTATCACTTGAGAATGTTAAGATAATTCCTATTTCTGCCACGGAGGGAGATAATCTTACCAGAAACTCAGAGAATATAACCTGGTATACAGAAGAACCCCTGCTTACCTATCTTGAAAATGCAGACACCATAAATTCAGCCGAAGAAGATGGCTTTTACATGCCTGTTCAGAGAGTGTGCAGACCTAATCACACCTTTCGTGGCTTTCAGGGGCAGATTGAAGCCGGCACCATTCAGGTAGGTGACGAGCTGATTACGCTCCCAAGCAATGAAAAAGCTATTGTTAAGAGCATTCATATTACGGACAGGGAAGCTGATCAGGCATTCAAAGGTCAGCCAGTCACCATTCAGCTAAATAAAGAAGTAGATGTATCAAGAGGCTGTGTATTAACAAAAAATGCAGGTCTGACCACCAGCAAAACCCTGACTGCTACCCTTTTGTGGATGGACGATGCAGAACTTACACCAGATAAGGATTACTTTGTTAAAATCGGCACCAAATTAATACCTGGTGTAGTTACCAGTATCCGTTATAAGATAGATGTCAATTCCGGTGAGCATCAGCCTGCCGCCCAGTTAAAGAAAAATGAGATTGCAGTATGCGACATCGTACTCGCAGAGAAAATTGTTGCCGATAGATTCCATGCCCATAAAACCTTGGGGGAACTCATATTAATAGACCGCATTACAAATATGACCTCTGCCTGTGGTGTAATTGAAGAGCTTCACAAGGAAAGCAGCTTACTTGAGGACAGTGCGACTTTTATATCTGAGAATATAAAAGCAAGAGGTGATATCTTTGAGGAATTCTATTATAACCTGGAAAGCCTTAACATATCAAAGCTAAAACCTGAAAACAAGCTATACACCTTGGGAGATGTAATACCGGTGAAAGGTGAAAGCTATCATTATCCTGAAAATTTTGATATCCTTGTTCTTCGAGACTGGACTGCTATAAAGATCAGAGACTCTAAGATAGAGGAGATTAATTCCATCGACAACTTTCAATTTTCAGGTGTCCCTCTAATAAACGGCAGAGGTTTCTCCATTCAGGCAGCAACAGCAGAAGAAACCGAACGCTTCTTAAAGGAATATAAGGATACAGAAGGGAAAAACGAACTGGAATTTACCAAAAAGTGGATTGTCTTTGAAACCTATCGAAGTATTGTCTTTAATAGTAATTTCTGGTTTATTTAATACCTGTCGTATGACGGATTCATTAATAAACAGGTATTAGTATGAACTATAGGGAGTAGCATATTATATCAGCAAATATAATAGATTCATAGATAACCGGTGCTGTATTATAGTAAGAGAACCAATAAAATTCACTTACTATAACACAGCATCGGTTATTTCTTATCTTTAAACATTTCTTATCTTATTCAGAAACAATCATTCCCTGGCATATGCCAATCCTAAGTGAATGCACCTCTTCTCGTCTGATATGCTCCAATAGAAGGATAAACGGTATTATACCTCAAAGCCGTTGATAATTTCTTTTTCGTTAAGTGCAATAAGGAAAATCAAATTGAGAGGTGGAATGCAATAAATGGAATTATATGGTTTTCCAGGTGTAGACGGAGCAGGTAAATCAACTACTATCAAAAATATTCTTAAAACCTGGTGTTTATTGCCAAGTTATGCTTGTATGTCTGAATTGCAATTGGTATTATTATAAAGAGATACATTCATATACTAAATCAATAAATACAGACAGGAGATAACGATGGATAAGTTTACATTTTCAACATTACAATACGAAAGACCGGACTTTGATAAATTTGAACAGGAATTGAACAAGTTGACAGAACAGGTTAAAAATGCTGTTTCGTATACGGAGGTTCAAGAAGCTATTCAGAAACTAGAAGAAATAAATGCACCTGTAGATACAATGAAAACGATTGCTTTTATTCGTAATACCCTTGATACTACAGATGTGTTTTACGAGAAGGAAGTTGAATTTATTGATGAGAGAACGGCTGAGCTTGGCACAGCTCAAACCGGACTTTTTAAAGCTCTTATTGCAAGCAGCTTTGCAGAGGATATTAACAGGGAATATGGGAAAGAGCTCTTAACCGCACTTCAAAGAAGTGTAGATCAGTTCAAAGATGAGATTATACCTTTCTTACAAAAAGAAGGGAAACTTACCCAGCAATATCAAAAGCTCATGGCAACCGCCAAGATTCCTTTTGAAGGCCAGACCTTGAATCTGTATGGGGTACAGAAATATTTTGAAAATCCAGACAGAAATTTAAGAAAGGCTGCTTTTAAGGCTTACTCTGACTTCTATCATAGCAACGAAGAAGAGATGGAAGATATCTTTAGTCAGCTGATACAAATCAGAAATGAAATGGGAAAAGCCCTGGGTTATGAGAATTTCATTCCCTTAGGCTATAAAAAGCAGGAACGCAGTGATTACGGTGTAAAGGAAGTTGCGGCTTTCCGCGAGCAGGTAAGAAAGGAAATCGTACCTCTTTGTACGAAACTCTATGAAGCACAGAGAAAACGTATTGGCGTAGAAGAGCTTAAAGTCTTCGATGAGAAATTCATCTTCCCTGACGGGAACGCAGAACCCATTGGTGATGACGATTATCTGGTAAAGGAAGCACAGAAGATGTATCATGAACTCAGTCCCGAGACTGCTGAATTTATTGACTTTATGATAGATCATGAGTTAATGGATCTTAAGAATAAACCAGGCAAAGCATCTACCGGTTATATGACTACTCTTCCTTCCTATAAAGCTCCTTATGTATTTTCCTGCTTTAACCATACTATTTTCGACATGCAGGTATTAACCCATGAGTTAGGGCATGCATTTGCTGGTTATGAAGCTATGAGGGAGCAAAAAACCTTCCTCTATCATATGGGTGGTACAGATATTGCAGAGATTCATTCTATGTCCATGGAGCAGTTCTCCTATCCTTACGCAGAGCAATTCTTTGGAGCCGGAGCGGATAAATTCCGATTTGCACATCTGCAGGAAGCAATGACTTTTGTACCCTTTGGTGTAGCTGTGGATGAGTTCCAGCATATTGTCTACGAGCATCCGGAGCTTACACCCAAGGAAAGAACAATGGAATGGCACAAGTTAGAGGAGAAATACATGCCATGGCGTAAATATGAGAATGATGAGTTTATGGAAAGAGGCGGTTTCTGGTATCATAAACTGCATATTTTCCTGTATCCTTTCTATTACATCAATTATACGCTTACAACAATGGGTGCTATGGAATTCAAGAAACGTTATCTTGAGAATAAAGAGCAGGCCTGGAAGGATTATCTGAATCTCTGCAAAGCAGGTTCCAGCAAGAGTTATCTGGAATTGTTAAAGGTGGCTAATCTTTCAGTTCCTTTTGAAGAGGGCAGTGTAGCCAGGGCTATTTCCAGTGCAAAGGAAATCTTGTTAAACGAGATTGAGAAAATGGAAACAAGGTAGAAACTATAAAATAAAAAACACAAAGCGGCACTATTAGATAAAAGGTAGAAACTATAAAATACAAAGCAGCACTATTATAACAAAGCAATAATTATTTTAAAAAGTAGCTAAGGATAGAAATAGCAAGAAGCAATATATTTATCTATTCTTCCATCAGAACAATGCCTGTTAAATATAGGCATTGTTCGTTCTATGATGATGTTTTTAGAACCAGGTAAAAGAAGATCAATGTTTTCCTGTTAAAGGGTTACTTTGGATTTTCAATTTCATACAAAAGGAATTTTGGGAATATCTATGGAGTGGTGTTTCATATGAAAAAGAGAGTGTACATAGGAATAATAATTATTCTGTCAATTGCTATTGCAGGCTTTGGTCCAGTATATAAGAACATAAATAAAAGTATAAAATACAAACTGGCTTTTACTAAAATTGAAGAAAAGAAATATCCGCAAGCAATTGGTATTTTAAGAAAACTAAATAACTATAAAGAATCTAAGGATATCATCCATCAATTGCAGTATGTCATAAATGGATCTTACATAGCTAATGGTATATGGGCTGCTGCTGCAATAACGCCGGATGGAAAAGTAAGAATAGCTTATAATGGCAATGATAAAGAATACGCTTCATCCGATTCGTGGCAGAATATAAAAGCTCTCTCTTTTCACGGAGGCGATTCTCTGGAGGGGCTTACAGAAGAAGGAAAAATAATTACAACCAGTACGACAACTGCTGAAAATTTGCGAAAGTCTGCTGCAGTCTCAACAAGTGCGATGGCAGACATTGTGACTGCTGTTGCCTCCTGGAAAGATATCACTGCTTTTCAGACTTTTTATCCTCAGTCTGCCGTTGCTCTTGATAAGGAGGGATTCGTATATGCTGCGTATCCTTTTTTTAACAATGGACTGGACAAGTTAAATGGCTGGTCTAATATAACTGCAATAGCAGATGGCAGAAGCTATGTGGCAGGCTTAAGAGCAGACGGAAGTGTACTGGTTGATAATTATAATTATTACGGCTCCTTGGATACGTCAGACTGGCAGGATATTGTTGCACTCTCAGCCTCCACCTCCCTAATAGGGTTAAAAGATGACGGCACTGTAATTGCTACAGGTCTAAACAATTATGGGGAAGGCAATGTAGAAGACTGGAAAGACATTATAGCCATATCAACCAGCAGGTTCTGTACGCTTGGATTAAAAAGAGATGGAACCGTTGTTGCAGTTGGTAACAATCCCTATGGTGCAATGGATATTAATGAATGGTCGGATATTGTAGCAATACAGGCAGGAGATTATTTTTCTATTGGTTTAAGAGCAGATGGCTCCATGGTATTAGCTGGAGACAGCAGAGAATCGGGAAAAGAATCCCCGGAGGTGTCAAGTATGAAGAATTTATATGTGCCTTTCATTGATAAATAAGAATAGCTTTCCTCCTTAAAAAGGCAATTTTTAATACCGTAATATAGTGTGTTTGAGCAAGCCACAAAGTTGTTCCGAACAGATCCGAAGCACGCCGCACCGCAAGCATCGCTGGGCAGGGAAGCCCAGAGTTATATCATTTAGAATTTTAAATAAGGAAAAATAGTATGAAAAATATATTTATTGAAGGAATTCCTGGCAGCGGGAAGAGTACCTTACTAGGGAAGCTTCAGGAAAAATTGCCTGAGTATAAGTTCTATCGGGAAGGAGAGATATCACCTGTTGACTTGGCATGGTGTTCTTACCTGTCAATAACCCAATATAAGAAATTGCAGGAAGATTGGCCTCAATTTAGAAATATAATAGATATAAATTCCGTCCAAGAAGAGGGTTATTATATCATTCCTTATACTAGATTGCATGGAGATAATCATGCGTTTTATCGTTACATGGAGAAGTATGAAATATATGGCGGCCGAAGAAGTATCGATGAGTTTAAAGGTATTGTTAAAAAAAGATACCGCAATTTTAAAGGGACAGGGAATATTTTTGAATGTGCCTTTTTCCAAAATATAATTGAAGAGTTGATGTTATATGCTGAGTACTGTGATGATAAAATTTTAGATTTTTACCAGGAACTGGTATCGGATATTAACACGGATGATTTACTAATAATACGATTTATCTGTGATGACATCATAGAAAGCCTTGAACATATTCGAAAAGAGCGTACTAATAATCAGGGTGATGAAGTATGGTATACTCTCATGCTGGGCTATTTAAAGCAATCACCCTATGGAAAGTCTCATGGTATGAATAATTTTGAAGATGTCATAAGCCATTTTAATAGAAGAATAAAATTGGAAAATAGAATTTTAAATGAGTTACTGCCGTACAAATTTATTGATTTGAAGAGCAAGGATTATCAACTGGATGAAATTCTCACTTTTCTGAGCAAGTAAATACACCATACATAAAAGTGCATACTGTTTAAAATGACGCTCTTGTGGTACATTTATCTAGGAGGGTTAATTTATCCTTACTACTTATTGACATTATTTGAACTGGAGGATATAAAATGTTACATATCAGTCAACCACTAACAATGAAAGGGATATCCCTGGGTAATCGATTGGTAATGCCGCCAATGGCTTCAGCCAAATCTGATAATGGAGCAGTAAGCCAGGAATTGTGCGCCTATTACGATGAAAAATCACAGGATGGCCAATTTGGTCTGATTATTACGGAGCATGCATATATAAGTTCAGAAGGAAAAGCAAGTCTTGGACAACTTTCTATAGCAGATGAGTCTTGTATTAAGGGACTTAGTCAACTTGTTTCGATTATTCATAATAATGGTACAAAAGTGATTGCTCAGATCAATCATGCCGGATGCCAGACCTCTTCAGAAATAACCGGTAAAGCAACGGTAAGAGCCAGTACCATTCGTTTATCTGAAAAATTTGATATACCACATGAATTAAGTAAGGATGATATTAAAAACATTGTTAAGGACTTTACAAACTCCGCAATGTATGCAAAAGAAGCTGGTTTTGATGGTGTTGAAATTCATTCAGCACATGGATATCTACTGAACCAATTCTATTCACCTCTGACGAATAAGAGAAAGGATGAGTATAACGGTTCTACTTTAGAAGGAAGAGTCCGTTTTCATCTGGAAATCATAGAATCCATTCGTAAAAATGTAGGAGATGAGTTTATCATTGCCTTACGTTTAGGTGCCTGCGATTACATGGAGGGCGGAAGCACAAAGGCAGATAGTGTGAAAGCTGCTGTTATGTTTGAAACAGCCGGGATAGATCTTCTGGATATCAGTGGCGGTTTCTGTGGTTTCATAAACCCTCAAATAAAAGAACAGGGGTATTTTGCAGAACTAACAAAACCCATTAAAGATGCAGTATCTATACCGGTTATATTAACAGGTGGTATTGTAGAGGGAGCAGTTGCAGAAGAACTGCTTGCTACCGGACAGGCAGACTTAATTGGAGTTGGAAGAGCTATACTCAAAGATTCACTTTGGGCAAAAAAAGCTATTAATACGAAATAAAATATTATAAAAGCAGCCGTGATCAAAAAATAACACAAGAGCAGAATGAATAATGTCACTTTAAGCAAATTAACATTCTGTTCTTGCGTTAATATTAAATAATTATTTCTTACTTCCCCAGACACACACATTTTCGCCTAAGGCTGTAAAAGTCATAACGATTCTATGTTTATTTTCCGTTGCCTGTTTAATAAATTTTCCTCTATATTCAACCCCATCAATGATAATTGACATATCGGCGGTTCCTTCTTTATAACGCCAGGTTCCTGTTAAATCTCCGGAAACTGAACCGTCCTCTTTTAGTGAAATATTCTTATTCTCTGCAATTCCTGCTACAATAGAACCGTAATCATGATAAAAGGTATTGGGCGTGTGCACTATGAACTCATAGCTTCCAGTCATTTCTTCTTTCGAATAGCCGCTTTCGGCCAGTGTTTCGCCAGAATATTCATAAGGTGCTGCAATCAGCCAGTTATCTTCATTTATAAAAAGCTGCTGAACACGAACTTGATGTGCTTCTTTTATTCCATTTTTACCACCTGCAAAACGAGTATGGTACACTAATAAGATTTTGCCATCATCATCCGTAAAGACTGAATTATGTCCTTGTGCAACGTGGGTATCATAATTACCTGAAAGCTGATAGCTGCCCATTAATCTGATGCCAATTTTGGAAGTAAGATTGTTCATATTCCTTTTATATACAGCTGATTCACCGTTCTGATCCACATATGGACCGGTAATATCTTTAGAACGGAACACTCTTATCTGATAACCATCTTCAGCGCTCAGCCCGCCATAGGATACAAAAAGATAATAATAATCCCCGGCTTTTAATATGTAAGGACCTTCACCGGATACCGCATTTCCACCTGCTATTTTATAACCATAATACTCATCTGATACATTCTTTTCCGTGGCATAGGTATAGGTATAATCTCTTAATCCGGTTTCGGCATCTAATTTAAGCATATAGATTCCCCCAAACCAGGAACCGAAACTCATCCAAAGATTTCCTTCGTCATCATATCTCAGATTAGGATCGATAGCATTAATTTTCGTGTCATTTATTGATTGATATCTGGATAGGTCTGCCTTGTTTCCTAAAACCTTGTAGACATCCGTTTTTTCAACGGGATGTGAGGTGGTGTTAAAACCGGAATAAACAACTGCTCCTGCATACTCATAAGGACCTTCTATTTTATCCGCTGTCAAAAGAGCGATAACGGAGTTCCAGTCATCACCATTAACACTCATATAGAGGCAGTATTTTTTCATGGTTTCATTGTATATCACATCGGGTGCCCATAAATTACCATTTAAATTCGGATTGGAATCCGTTCTGCAGTAGTCTTTCCAAAGATCACCCAATAACTTATTGTAATCTGAATTAATATTGTTCTTATAAGTTGACCAGTGCATTAAATCATCACTTTTAGCCCATGCCATATGAGAACCAAATATATAATAGCTGCCATCTGTTTTAATAACAGAAGGATCATGAACAGATACTCTGGTATAAGTGACATCAGCTATCTCTGCCGGTTCCAATGCTTCGGCAATTTCAGTGGGTGCAGGCGTTGCTGTAGTTTGAGTCTCCGTTGTGACCGGTTGCTGTGGTTCTTGCGTAACTGCCTCATTCCCATTGTCTTTGTTCTTGCAGCCACTTAACAGCAGAACAGAAGTAAATATAGAAATAATGCTAAATCTTATAAGTTCCTTTCTCATAGCCTTCTCCTTTGGCGTAAATTTACAAATAAAAACAGTAACAAGATACTGGGTGCAAATACGAATCAACAGATTATTAGCAATATTTTGTAAATCCAAATTATTATGTAATATTTTGATTATGTAATATGTATCCTTGAAATTTGATTGATATACTATAATATAAAATAATTTAAACTAGAATATATCTGTATAGTATCTCTTGTTGTCTGTTATATATTTTATTATAGAATAACATGGGAAAAGGTATATTTCAATGTATTTATTCGTTTTATTTATATTGAACTAAAATAGTTTATTTATAAATAAATATTAGTTTTATCAGATTAACAGAACAAATATTCAGTACAAAAGTCCGGACTCAAAGCCTTTTATGAATCCATACTCAAGGGAGTTTTCAAATGGACTGCCTGATAAACTGAAACCGTTTTAGAGCCAAAAATGTACTCCTGGTATAGTACCCAAGGTGGCAGAGTCTGTGGCAAAAGTCTGGTCTGGCAGAGATTAAAATATGCAGGGAAAATACATCGTTATATTACTATCAAAATTATGGTTATGAAAAATCAATAAAATTACGAAATATAAGTAGAAGCTTAAATCCTTTTGAACTGATCATTGTTTTGAACTGATCATTGCCGTTTAAAAAATACATTACAACACGTTAGATGCTATGATCACAGAATATTTATGAATACAACAAGCTGCAGCTTTGAGAAAAGCAACTAGCAAGGGAGGCAATTATGTCAAAGAAAATTTTACTGGTAATCATTTGCATTTTTATAATGCTCCCCCCCGTAACGGCTGATGCCCAAACCTATACATCACAAGATCAAGTTTACCGTATTATCAGAAAGAATCTGCTGGCTCATAAGGAGCAGTTTTCGATTGAGATGAATATTGAGGTAATGAATAAAATTGGTAAAAATACAGATCTGCTGAATAAAGCGGCTGCAATAGACGATAAAAGTACTTCCAAGGATGGCGATTACCTTCGATTTTCAGTAAGCCAATGGACTTCTCATTGGCAGTGGTACACCAATGGTAAGACTGCCCTGCTGAATTTCAGTACAACATACAGGACAACCTTAAAGCAGGAGAAAGAACTGGATGCAGAGATTAAACGAGTGATTAAAGCCCTGAAACTCACTGATAAAAGTGACGATACAAAGGTTAAAAAAATACATGATTACATTATTAATAAGACGGCTTATGATGAATCCCTGGATAACCATACTGCTTACAATGTCTTAATCGACCAAACAGCCGTATGTGATGGTTATTCTCTTGCAGCCTATCGTTTATTAACTGATGCCGGTATAGAAAACAGGATCATAACCGGTATGGCAAATGGCGGCTCTCATTCCTGGAATATAGTTAAAATTAATAAAAAGTGGTATAATCTGGACTTGACCTGGGATGATCCTATCACGAATACTGGTGAACAGATATTAACTTATGACTATTTTCTGAAGAATGACAGAGACTTTAAGAATCACAAAAGAGATGCAAAGTATCGAACAAGTGCTTTTATAAAGAAATATCCTATAGCCAAGGAAAGTTATAAGCTGGCTAATTAACTACGAACCTATATTTATGATTATTTACCCCCTTTTCAATAAGGAATCAAAGTAGCTGTTAAGTGTTCAGGTAACTAACTGTGTTTTAATTATATAAAAAAGGAGTGTAAAGATAACTTCCGCACCCCCTTAGTCCTGCAAGCGGGAATTTACTCTTTCCCTTTACTTGTTACAGATATTACCGCTTTACACAAGAACATTTGTTTGTTATAGTATATCCAAACATATGTTCTTAGCGGAGGCACAAATGGAAAAAATAATATTTCATATAGATGTGAATTCAGCATTTTTAAGCTGGGAAGCAGTGTATCGTATAAATCGTTTAGGCAGCAGGGAAGATTTAAGAGAGCAGATATCTGCGGTAGGGGGAGATATAAGTAAAAGACATGGTATTATACTGGCAAAATCCATTTCTGCCAAAGCCTATGGGATTAAAACAGGCGAGAGCATCTTAGAAGCTTTACAGAAATGTCCTGAGCTTATCCTTGTTCCGCCCAACTATAATTTGTATGAAAGTTCATCGGCTGCTTTTATCAAGATACTGCGCAGGTATTCACCTGATATTGAACAATATTCAATAGATGAAGCTTTTGTTGATATGACCGGCACAATGGGATTATGGGGAGCTCCTCTTGAAATTGCTCACTATATAAAGGACCAAATCAGAAGAGAACTTGGCTTTACTGTTAACATCGGTATTTCAAATAATAAAATACTGGCTAAAATGGCTTCAGACTTTAAGAAGCCGGATAAAGTGCATACCCTTTTTCCTGAGGAAATCAAAGATAAAATGTGGCCTTTGCCGGTATCAGAGCTTTTCTTTGTAGGAAGAGCAACCAGCAGGAAGTTATTTAACCTTGGCATTAAGACGATAGGCGAATTGGCAAATACAGATCCCGGTATATTAAAAAGTCATATGAAGAAACACGGCGAAGTGATTTGGGCTTTTGCAAATGGAATCGATCTGTCAGGAGTTCAATCCACCCCTCCGGTCAATAAAGGTTATGGAAACAGTACAACGATACCGCATGATGTTACCAAAGCGGAGGATGCGAAGCTGGTTCTCCTTGCTCTGGCGGAAACTGTATCAGCCAGGTTAAGAAAAGATAATGTGAAAGCAGAAGTTATCTCAGTTGGAATAAAAGATTACAACTTTAATTACGGTTCCCATCAAACGGTTTTAATGACTGCAACAAATATAACCAAAGAAATTCACAAAATTACCTGTATGCTTTTTGATGAGCTATGGGATGGTACACCCATAAGGCATCTTGGTATTCATACCTCCAGAATCAAAGATTATAACACCGGAAGGCAATTGTGTATCTTTGATGCGGAAGATTATGAGAAGCTTGAGTACGCAGATTTAATGGTTGATACTCTGAGGAAAAGATATGGAATTGATACTGTACAAAGAGCCGTGTTCCTTCAAAGTCCCATTGATCATATGTCAGGAGGAATAACCAGGGAGAAAAGAACCGTGGACTACAGTAAATTAAAAATCAGTAATAATTAAGGAGTTCAGCTATATGTCATGTTTTGGTATAGGTATAAATAATAACGCTCCGGATGAGGGGAATATTAAAGGAACCAGGATAGAAATTGCCTGTGCCTGCTGGTTCACAAGCAAAGGAATGACTA from Anaerocolumna sp. AGMB13020 encodes the following:
- a CDS encoding DNA polymerase Y family protein, with the protein product MEKIIFHIDVNSAFLSWEAVYRINRLGSREDLREQISAVGGDISKRHGIILAKSISAKAYGIKTGESILEALQKCPELILVPPNYNLYESSSAAFIKILRRYSPDIEQYSIDEAFVDMTGTMGLWGAPLEIAHYIKDQIRRELGFTVNIGISNNKILAKMASDFKKPDKVHTLFPEEIKDKMWPLPVSELFFVGRATSRKLFNLGIKTIGELANTDPGILKSHMKKHGEVIWAFANGIDLSGVQSTPPVNKGYGNSTTIPHDVTKAEDAKLVLLALAETVSARLRKDNVKAEVISVGIKDYNFNYGSHQTVLMTATNITKEIHKITCMLFDELWDGTPIRHLGIHTSRIKDYNTGRQLCIFDAEDYEKLEYADLMVDTLRKRYGIDTVQRAVFLQSPIDHMSGGITREKRTVDYSKLKISNN
- a CDS encoding M3 family oligoendopeptidase, which encodes MDKFTFSTLQYERPDFDKFEQELNKLTEQVKNAVSYTEVQEAIQKLEEINAPVDTMKTIAFIRNTLDTTDVFYEKEVEFIDERTAELGTAQTGLFKALIASSFAEDINREYGKELLTALQRSVDQFKDEIIPFLQKEGKLTQQYQKLMATAKIPFEGQTLNLYGVQKYFENPDRNLRKAAFKAYSDFYHSNEEEMEDIFSQLIQIRNEMGKALGYENFIPLGYKKQERSDYGVKEVAAFREQVRKEIVPLCTKLYEAQRKRIGVEELKVFDEKFIFPDGNAEPIGDDDYLVKEAQKMYHELSPETAEFIDFMIDHELMDLKNKPGKASTGYMTTLPSYKAPYVFSCFNHTIFDMQVLTHELGHAFAGYEAMREQKTFLYHMGGTDIAEIHSMSMEQFSYPYAEQFFGAGADKFRFAHLQEAMTFVPFGVAVDEFQHIVYEHPELTPKERTMEWHKLEEKYMPWRKYENDEFMERGGFWYHKLHIFLYPFYYINYTLTTMGAMEFKKRYLENKEQAWKDYLNLCKAGSSKSYLELLKVANLSVPFEEGSVARAISSAKEILLNEIEKMETR
- a CDS encoding NADH:flavin oxidoreductase; its protein translation is MLHISQPLTMKGISLGNRLVMPPMASAKSDNGAVSQELCAYYDEKSQDGQFGLIITEHAYISSEGKASLGQLSIADESCIKGLSQLVSIIHNNGTKVIAQINHAGCQTSSEITGKATVRASTIRLSEKFDIPHELSKDDIKNIVKDFTNSAMYAKEAGFDGVEIHSAHGYLLNQFYSPLTNKRKDEYNGSTLEGRVRFHLEIIESIRKNVGDEFIIALRLGACDYMEGGSTKADSVKAAVMFETAGIDLLDISGGFCGFINPQIKEQGYFAELTKPIKDAVSIPVILTGGIVEGAVAEELLATGQADLIGVGRAILKDSLWAKKAINTK
- a CDS encoding sulfate adenylyltransferase subunit 1, which gives rise to MKGLLKFITCGSVDDGKSTLIGHILYDSKLLYTDQEKALELDSKVGSREGAIDYSLLLDGLMAEREQGITIDVAYRYFTTDNRSFIVADTPGHEEYTRNMAVGASFADLSIILVDAKQGVLVQTRRHARICSLMGIRHFVFAVNKMDLIGYSKERFEAIAAEIKQLSSELSLENVKIIPISATEGDNLTRNSENITWYTEEPLLTYLENADTINSAEEDGFYMPVQRVCRPNHTFRGFQGQIEAGTIQVGDELITLPSNEKAIVKSIHITDREADQAFKGQPVTIQLNKEVDVSRGCVLTKNAGLTTSKTLTATLLWMDDAELTPDKDYFVKIGTKLIPGVVTSIRYKIDVNSGEHQPAAQLKKNEIAVCDIVLAEKIVADRFHAHKTLGELILIDRITNMTSACGVIEELHKESSLLEDSATFISENIKARGDIFEEFYYNLESLNISKLKPENKLYTLGDVIPVKGESYHYPENFDILVLRDWTAIKIRDSKIEEINSIDNFQFSGVPLINGRGFSIQAATAEETERFLKEYKDTEGKNELEFTKKWIVFETYRSIVFNSNFWFI
- a CDS encoding transglutaminase domain-containing protein codes for the protein MSKKILLVIICIFIMLPPVTADAQTYTSQDQVYRIIRKNLLAHKEQFSIEMNIEVMNKIGKNTDLLNKAAAIDDKSTSKDGDYLRFSVSQWTSHWQWYTNGKTALLNFSTTYRTTLKQEKELDAEIKRVIKALKLTDKSDDTKVKKIHDYIINKTAYDESLDNHTAYNVLIDQTAVCDGYSLAAYRLLTDAGIENRIITGMANGGSHSWNIVKINKKWYNLDLTWDDPITNTGEQILTYDYFLKNDRDFKNHKRDAKYRTSAFIKKYPIAKESYKLAN
- a CDS encoding glycoside hydrolase family 43 protein → MRKELIRFSIISIFTSVLLLSGCKNKDNGNEAVTQEPQQPVTTETQTTATPAPTEIAEALEPAEIADVTYTRVSVHDPSVIKTDGSYYIFGSHMAWAKSDDLMHWSTYKNNINSDYNKLLGDLWKDYCRTDSNPNLNGNLWAPDVIYNETMKKYCLYMSVNGDDWNSVIALLTADKIEGPYEYAGAVVYSGFNTTSHPVEKTDVYKVLGNKADLSRYQSINDTKINAIDPNLRYDDEGNLWMSFGSWFGGIYMLKLDAETGLRDYTYTYATEKNVSDEYYGYKIAGGNAVSGEGPYILKAGDYYYLFVSYGGLSAEDGYQIRVFRSKDITGPYVDQNGESAVYKRNMNNLTSKIGIRLMGSYQLSGNYDTHVAQGHNSVFTDDDGKILLVYHTRFAGGKNGIKEAHQVRVQQLFINEDNWLIAAPYEYSGETLAESGYSKEEMTGSYEFIVHTPNTFYHDYGSIVAGIAENKNISLKEDGSVSGDLTGTWRYKEGTADMSIIIDGVEYRGKFIKQATENKHRIVMTFTALGENVCVWGSKK